Within Xanthomonas oryzae pv. oryzae, the genomic segment CCGTTCGTCGGCTTTCAGATCGGGTGGATGATCTGGCTCACCCGCATCAGTTCTGCGGCGGCCTTGAGCAATGGTCTGGCCGACGCGGTGGCGCGGTTCTGGCCTACCGCCGCTACCGATAACTGGGCGCGCTTGATGGTGGTTGTCGGCTCGTTGGGCCTGCTCACCGCCATCAACGTGATCGGCGTCAAATCGGCCGCGCACACCGGCATCGCGCTGGTGATCGGCAAGCTGGTGCCATTGCTGCTGTTCGTGGCGATCGGCCTGTTCTACGTCGACTGGTCGTGGGCCTTTGCCGGCACCACGCCCGATCTGCGCGACCTGGGCAATCTCGGTGAAGCGGCCTTGCTGCTGCTATTCGCCTACGCAGGTTTCGAAAACATTCCTGCAGCCGCGGGCGAATACCGCAACCCGCGCCGCGATGTGCCCTTTGCCTTGATCACCATGATCGTCACCGTGACGCTGATCTACGCCGCGGTGCAGGTCGTGGCCCAGGGCACGCTGCCGAATCTTGCCGCCTCGCCGACGCCGCTGGCAGATGCCGCAAGCCGATTCGGTAGTGAAGCGTTGGCACTGATCCTCACTGTGGGCGCCACCATTTCCATCCTCGGCACCACCAGCAACACGGTAATGCTGGGCCCGCGCTTTCTGTTTGCGCTTGCACGCGATGGCTATGGCCCTGCGTTTCTGGCACGCGTGCATCCACGCTTCCACACGCCTGCCGCCGCAGTGCTTATCCAGGGCGTGCTGTCGCTTGCATTGGCGTTGTCGGGATCGTTCACGCAGCTGGCATTGCTGTCGATGGTCACGCGCCTGTTTGCTTACATCGGCACTGCAGCGGCAGTGATCGTGCTGGCGCGCAGATACCGGCAACGCACCGATACCTTGCGCCTGCCTGGCGGCCCGGCCATCCCCATCGCCGCCTTGTTGCTGTCGCTGGGCTTGCTGGCCAGCGCCAGCTGGCAGAACCTGGCCGCTGCAGGCTTGGCGCTGGTGGTCGGCTGGTTGATCTATCTACTTCCGCGCAAGCAGGTTGAGAACCGCTGAGAGCGGTACTGCGTCGTTATCAAGCGCAGTGGATAGCGCGCAGTCACGCTAGGGCCTGTTAACACATCCGAAGCCCATCAACGACCAGAACGAAGCTGAGGAAGCCAAGGAACATGACATCCAGCTTCTCGAAGCGCGTGAAAATCCGTCGGTAGCCCTTCAAGCGACGGAACAGCCTCTCCACTTCGTTGCGCCGCTTGTACATTTCCTTGTCGTACTCCCAAGGATCGACCCGATTGGACTTGGGTGGAACCACCGGCACGAAGCCAAGATCGAGCGCCAACTGGCGGGTTTCATTGCCTTCGTAAGCGCGATCCATCAGCAGATGAACCGGCCGCTCCACTGGCCCCAGGTGTTCAAGCAACGCGCGGCCTGCGGGTACGTCATGTGCGTTGCCAGGCGTCAATCCGAACGTGATGGCTGTTCGAGCATCTGCGGCAACCATATGAATTTTGGTGTTCCATCCGCCGCGCGATTTCCCGATGGATTGTGGGCCGTTTTTTTTAATGCGCCAGTGCCATCCGGATGCACCTTGATGCTGGTGGAGTCCAGCGAGACCGCTTCGATTTTGATGCGCACGATCTGGCAGGTCTGCAATTGGGCGAACATCCGGTCCAGCACACCGGACTTGGCCCAACGGTTAATGCGCGTGTACACCGTATGCCAGTTGCCAAAGCGCTCGGGCAGACCGCGCCATTTGCAGCCATGCTCTGCGACGTAAAGAAGGGCGTTGACTACCTGCAGGTTGGTCATGCTGACATTGCCGCGTTGCAAAGGTAGGCAATGCTCGATGAGTGCAAATTGTGCTGGCGTGATCTCCATGCCCAATAGTTTAATCGCTCGAGACATTAATGTTAACAGGCCCTAGTACGCGCACTAAGAGCGGCTAACAAAACGTAGCGAGAGCTGTCAGATGGGCGCGGACGGCGCGCCCAGAACCGCAGTGGGCGCTTGGTACATGCCGATTCCGAGCACCGGCCGCGCCCGCCTAGCGGCTACTCTCTACGTTTTATTAGCCGCTCTTAGAACCTGTTCACGATCTCCTGAGCAGCAGTGCCAGGAACGCCAGGTGGATGAACTGCAAGCTGGTATTGAGCCTTCGCTCGCAGTTCTTCCATAGCCTCCGGTTCTTCTCCAGCCAGGCAAAGCTGCGTTCGACAATCCAGCGCTTGGGCATGACCTTGAAGGTATGCAGCTCGCTGCGCTTGGCAATCTGTACGGTGACATGCTTGCCCAGAATGTCCTGTACGCCCTCGGCGAAGGGATCTCCGGTGTAGCCGCTGTCGCACAGCAGGCGTTTCACCCGACCTAAACCCGATCGGCAGCGTTTCAATGCCTCCAGCGCACCTTGACGATCGGTGACTTCCGCCGTGGTCACCGCAACGGCATGTGGAAAGCCTTGCGTATCCACCGCGATGTGGCGCTTGATCCCCGATACCTTCTTGCCCGCGTCATAGCCTTTCTGGCCGGCTGTATCACTGTTCTTCACGCTCTGCGCGTCCACGATCAAGAACGTGCTGCAGGCCTTGCGCCCCTGTTTCTCGCGGGCCGTGCCAACCTGATTTTTTAAGCGCCCGCTCCAGCAGGCTTATTCCTTCATCGTCCACTTCGCTCCACTTGGCAAAGTAGGAATGCACCGTGCGCCACTTCGGAAAGTCACTGGGCAACGCACGCCACGGGCACCCTGTCCGTAGCAGATACAGCACTGCGCACCACACCTCATACATATCCACTGTCACAGGCTTGGTGCGCTTGCGGGCTTGCTCCAGAATCGGGCGGATTTGCTCGAACCGCTCACGGCTCACGTCACTTGGATCGTTCTTCTCGCGCATTCGTGGAGTTTGCACGGTTTGAATAAGATCGTGAACAGGTTCTTAGTGGCAGGGCTGGTCGCCATGGCCGTACCGCCAATCGGGCTGGCCTTGGCGGGCGCAGGCGTCATGGCGTTGGCTGGCGCGCTGGTCGGCAGCTGGTCGTCGGCATTGATCGGCGCGACGGTGCCCGATCCGGTACGCCGTCAGTTCGAAGAGGAAATTCAGGCTGGGCGGGTGTTGGTAATCCTGGATGCCGAGCAAGCGGCATTGCAGGACGCCTTGCCAGCCATGGTGACCGCAGGCGCGGAACCACTGCCGTATGAAGCCGCCTCGGCGACTACCTGAATCGCCAGCCAGACAATGCCTGCAACGCAAGATTATCGCGATAGTCCATGAGTACATCGACGTACTGCACCGTATGAACTTGCCGCGTTGATGTCCCCCTCACCCGCCCTGGCAATGAAATTAACAGCAAACGCCCTACGGTAGAACGCACATCCACCACGGAGACGTGCGCATGAACGTGCCGTATCAGATTCCGGGCCGTGCACCGGACGAAGAGCGCAGTCGGAACGTATCGACGTAATTGGCGCGAACGCTTCACCGAAGAGCCGTATTACACCGAAGGCGATCGCTACGAAGATTATGAGGGCCCTTATCTTGCAGGCCATGAAGCGCGCATCCGCGACAACGCGCGTGCCTACGACCAGGTTGAAGCCGAGTTGCATCGCGATTGGGAGGCCAAGCGCGGAACGTCTTCGCTGAGTTGGAGCAAGGCGCAGCACGCAGTCAAGCGCGCCTGGGAAAACGCAGCCGATTTCGTCACCGGCGACGATACACATAAGCGCTAAAACGACAACGCCACCGTCAAGGTGGCGTTGTTGCAACGTACGATCTGCAACGGATCAGTCGAGTGCTGGCGGCACGCTACGCGTACTGCGCGGCGCGTCATTGATCCCGATCG encodes:
- a CDS encoding IS5 family transposase (programmed frameshift) translates to MEITPAQFALIEHCLPLQRGNVSMTNLQVVNALLYVAEHGCKWRGLPERFGNWHTVYTRINRWAKSGVLDRMFAQLQTCQIVRIKIEAVSLDSTSIKVHPDGTGAFKKNGPQSIGKSRGGWNTKIHMVAADARTAITFGLTPGNAHDVPAGRALLEHLGPVERPVHLLMDRAYEGNETRQLALDLGFVPVVPPKSNRVDPWEYDKEMYKRRNEVERLFRRLKGYRRIFTRFEKLDVMFLGFLSFVLVVDGLRMC
- a CDS encoding APC family permease is translated as MSARQPAPDATGLVRVVSRWQIVGLSINDVIGSGIYLLPAATAALLGPMSLWAVMLAGLAVALLVLCYAQAASYFDTPGGSYLYTREAFGPFVGFQIGWMIWLTRISSAAALSNGLADAVARFWPTAATDNWARLMVVVGSLGLLTAINVIGVKSAAHTGIALVIGKLVPLLLFVAIGLFYVDWSWAFAGTTPDLRDLGNLGEAALLLLFAYAGFENIPAAAGEYRNPRRDVPFALITMIVTVTLIYAAVQVVAQGTLPNLAASPTPLADAASRFGSEALALILTVGATISILGTTSNTVMLGPRFLFALARDGYGPAFLARVHPRFHTPAAAVLIQGVLSLALALSGSFTQLALLSMVTRLFAYIGTAAAVIVLARRYRQRTDTLRLPGGPAIPIAALLLSLGLLASASWQNLAAAGLALVVGWLIYLLPRKQVENR
- a CDS encoding IS5 family transposase (programmed frameshift), with the translated sequence MREKNDPSDVSRERFEQIRPILEQARKRTKPVTVDMYEVWCAVLYLLRTGCPWRALPSDFPKWRTVHSYFAKWSEVDDEGISLLERALKKSQVGTAREKQGRKACSTFLIVDAQSVKNSDTAGQKGYDAGKKVSGIKRHIAVDTQGFPHAVAVTTAEVTDRQGALEALKRCRSGLGRVKRLLCDSGYTGDPFAEGVQDILGKHVTVQIAKRSELHTFKVMPKRWIVERSFAWLEKNRRLWKNCERRLNTSLQFIHLAFLALLLRRS